The genomic region TCGTATTGCTCTTGAGCAAAATAAGCATAACCCAAGCCGTTGTAGATGAGAGCTAGATTTTCTGGGTTTTGCTCTTCTTGCTCTACTGCTTTGAGCGCTTTTTGAAAATTGGCGATCGCCTGGGTGTAAAGTTTTTTATCTAAATAAATCCCACCCAACTCGTAATATTCTTCGGCTGTACCTTGGGCTTGAGACAACTTTTTTTGCAGTTGTGCCAGAGTACCTTCAACGCGGCGCGTTTTAAAGACTTGGCGAAAGATAGCAAGTGCCGTTCCGCCCAGCAGGACTAACAAGATTAGCAGATAGACAGCTGCTAGATTTTTATCCATTGGCTGTAAAAACTCAAATGAAAATAG from Chroococcidiopsis sp. SAG 2025 harbors:
- a CDS encoding tetratricopeptide repeat protein, which encodes MDKNLAAVYLLILLVLLGGTALAIFRQVFKTRRVEGTLAQLQKKLSQAQGTAEEYYELGGIYLDKKLYTQAIANFQKALKAVEQEEQNPENLALIYNGLGYAYFAQEQYDLAIRNYKEALRLYPSYTTALNNVGHAYERKNLTTQALQAYEQVLESEPKNSTAKRRAESLRKRVA